A stretch of the Mesorhizobium huakuii genome encodes the following:
- a CDS encoding aquaporin, producing MTDFRRRLAAEALGTAMLVATVVGSGIMASRLTGDVALSLLGNTIPTGAILVVLITTLGPVSGAHFNPAVTLVFGLRRDIGWLALLGYITAQILGGLAGTLVAHAMFELPLLEVSATVRSGQGQWLAELVASFGLVFTILAGLRFRSDAIPWLVGLYITSAYWFTASTSFANPAVAIARAFSNTFAGIRPTDVPAFIAAELAGALLAMALAGWLLSEPKPVPEMRAAE from the coding sequence ATGACAGACTTTCGACGCCGTCTCGCAGCCGAAGCTCTGGGCACCGCCATGCTGGTCGCCACGGTGGTCGGCTCGGGCATCATGGCCAGCCGGCTGACCGGCGATGTCGCATTGTCGCTGCTCGGCAACACCATTCCCACCGGCGCCATTCTGGTGGTGCTGATCACCACGCTGGGACCGGTCTCCGGCGCGCATTTCAATCCGGCCGTCACGCTGGTTTTCGGGCTGCGGCGCGACATCGGCTGGCTGGCCCTGCTGGGCTACATCACTGCCCAGATTCTCGGCGGCCTCGCCGGCACGCTGGTCGCGCATGCCATGTTCGAACTGCCCTTGCTGGAGGTGTCGGCGACGGTGCGCAGCGGGCAGGGGCAGTGGCTGGCCGAACTGGTCGCGAGTTTCGGCCTGGTCTTCACCATCCTTGCCGGCCTGCGCTTTCGCAGCGACGCTATCCCCTGGCTGGTCGGGCTCTACATCACATCGGCCTATTGGTTCACGGCCTCGACCTCGTTCGCCAATCCGGCGGTGGCGATTGCCCGCGCCTTCTCCAACACGTTTGCCGGCATCCGGCCAACCGATGTGCCGGCCTTCATCGCCGCGGAACTGGCGGGCGCGCTGCTCGCCATGGCGCTGGCCGGCTGGCTGCTTTCCGAACCCAAGCCCGTGCCAGAAATGAGAGCTGCAGAATGA
- a CDS encoding ArsR/SmtB family transcription factor, with product MDKTTALLALAALGQETRLEVFRLLVRAGSEGVPAGEIAARLSTVQNTMSAHLKILGQAGLVHAEREGRSIRYTADMTGFRDLLAYLMEDCCNGAPELCQPILGAVTCKC from the coding sequence ATGGACAAGACTACAGCATTGCTGGCGCTCGCCGCGCTCGGCCAGGAAACCAGGCTGGAAGTGTTCCGGCTGCTGGTGCGGGCCGGGTCCGAAGGCGTGCCGGCGGGCGAGATCGCCGCGCGGCTCAGCACGGTGCAGAACACCATGTCGGCGCATTTGAAGATCCTCGGCCAGGCCGGGCTGGTGCATGCCGAGCGCGAAGGGCGCAGCATCCGCTACACGGCCGACATGACCGGGTTTCGCGATCTGCTCGCCTATCTGATGGAGGATTGCTGCAACGGCGCCCCGGAGCTTTGCCAGCCGATCCTCGGGGCGGTGACCTGCAAATGTTGA
- a CDS encoding diguanylate cyclase, whose amino-acid sequence MGSPWSELLANLAVVAMFVSVWIHTHVWLDRRPAAVKAAAFGLLMGAGAIVLMLTPMQLQPGVFIDLRATMVGLAGFFGGPVAGIVAGVTAGAFRTFEGGIGAFAGAVGIAATMLVGIAGNLALRGRAPAMRDIMILGAATACGSLLGLSVLPRSVIETVLPKVVFPSTLLIFVSVAMSGLAIYQERRRLEALQSRRIFKAVVETLPDCLNVKDLEGRFIAANPATAALMQAANAKALIGKTDFDFFPSETAQGFREDELAVLASGVSSTIEQHVHHADGTDAWLATLKAPFRDRTGAVIGLITHNRDITQRKQLETELAESQARLGDALTHMADGLVMFDPEDRLVLCNAQYRAMFPKTADLRVPGAHHRDILRASVARGESVTPPDAVEAWIADIMALQTLSSHRQVQLADGRWLDVRTRPTGDGGSLSVFSDITEAKQVEAELLAANEKLNLLAHRDGLTELLTRRAFDDALAREFARGRRNTTPLSLLIIDVDWFKRFNDHYGHPAGDECLRAVSRCIEATARRPADAAARYGGEEFALVLPETDARGAFVIAESLRGKVRDLRLAHAGSEKGIVTVSIGVGTFDGSAAIEIADLLRRADEALYGAKAAGRDRVHGWRPHLSEPRATGSRRKA is encoded by the coding sequence ATGGGTTCGCCCTGGTCTGAATTGCTGGCCAATCTCGCGGTCGTTGCGATGTTCGTTTCGGTCTGGATCCACACGCATGTGTGGCTGGACCGCAGGCCGGCCGCGGTAAAGGCGGCGGCCTTCGGCCTGCTGATGGGCGCCGGCGCCATCGTCCTGATGCTGACACCAATGCAGTTGCAGCCAGGCGTTTTTATCGATCTCAGGGCGACGATGGTTGGCCTTGCCGGCTTCTTCGGCGGTCCTGTCGCCGGCATCGTCGCGGGCGTGACGGCCGGCGCCTTCCGCACTTTCGAGGGCGGCATCGGCGCTTTCGCCGGCGCGGTGGGGATCGCGGCGACCATGCTGGTCGGCATTGCCGGCAATCTTGCGCTCAGGGGCCGCGCCCCCGCCATGCGCGATATCATGATCCTGGGTGCCGCGACGGCCTGCGGATCGCTGCTTGGCCTCAGTGTCCTGCCGCGGTCCGTTATCGAGACGGTCCTGCCAAAAGTGGTGTTTCCCTCGACATTGCTCATCTTCGTCTCCGTGGCGATGTCGGGGCTGGCGATTTACCAGGAGCGGCGGCGCCTGGAAGCGCTGCAGTCGCGGCGCATCTTCAAGGCCGTGGTCGAGACCTTGCCTGATTGCCTCAACGTCAAGGATCTTGAGGGCCGGTTCATCGCCGCCAATCCGGCGACCGCCGCGCTGATGCAGGCGGCCAACGCCAAGGCGCTGATCGGCAAGACGGATTTCGATTTCTTTCCCAGCGAAACAGCGCAGGGATTCCGCGAGGACGAGCTTGCGGTGCTGGCGTCCGGCGTCTCCTCCACCATCGAACAGCACGTGCACCATGCGGACGGCACCGATGCCTGGCTGGCGACGCTGAAGGCGCCGTTTCGTGACAGGACCGGGGCCGTCATCGGCCTGATCACGCACAATCGCGACATCACCCAGCGCAAGCAGCTGGAAACCGAACTGGCCGAAAGCCAGGCCAGGCTCGGAGACGCGCTGACGCATATGGCCGACGGCCTGGTGATGTTCGACCCCGAGGACAGGCTGGTGCTGTGCAACGCCCAGTACCGCGCCATGTTTCCGAAGACGGCGGACTTGAGGGTACCCGGTGCTCACCATCGCGACATCCTGCGCGCCTCGGTGGCGCGCGGCGAAAGTGTCACCCCGCCCGACGCGGTCGAGGCGTGGATCGCGGATATCATGGCCCTGCAGACATTATCCAGCCACCGCCAGGTCCAGCTTGCCGACGGGCGCTGGCTCGATGTGCGGACCCGGCCGACCGGCGATGGCGGCAGCCTGAGTGTGTTTTCCGACATCACCGAGGCCAAGCAGGTCGAGGCCGAATTGCTGGCGGCCAATGAGAAGCTGAACCTGCTGGCGCATCGCGACGGGCTGACCGAACTGTTGACGCGGCGGGCCTTCGACGACGCGCTGGCGCGCGAATTCGCCCGCGGCCGGCGCAACACGACGCCGCTCAGCCTGCTCATCATCGACGTCGACTGGTTCAAGCGCTTCAACGACCATTACGGCCATCCGGCGGGTGACGAATGCCTGCGCGCCGTCAGCCGCTGCATCGAGGCAACGGCGCGGCGGCCGGCCGACGCGGCGGCCCGCTATGGCGGCGAGGAGTTCGCGCTCGTCCTGCCCGAAACCGACGCGCGGGGTGCCTTCGTCATCGCCGAAAGCCTCAGGGGCAAGGTGCGCGACCTCCGGCTCGCGCATGCCGGCAGCGAAAAGGGCATCGTCACCGTCAGCATCGGGGTCGGCACTTTTGACGGCAGTGCTGCGATCGAGATCGCCGATCTCTTGCGGCGCGCCGACGAGGCGCTCTACGGCGCCAAGGCCGCGGGGCGCGACCGCGTGCATGGCTGGCGCCCGCATCTCAGCGAACCACGCGCGACGGGTTCCCGGCGCAAGGCGTGA
- a CDS encoding SDR family oxidoreductase — translation MSKVWFITGAGRGMGLHIAKAALAAGHQVVASGRNTDKVAGAVGQSDRLLVVRLDVTSIADAETAAKATIERFGRIDVLVNNAASFQAGYFEELSPRQMDLQLATSLVGPMNVTRAFLPAMRKQGSGRIISISSTAGLVGYEFCTAYSASKFGLDGWMEALQIEVSPFGIETMIVNPGFFRTELLTEASTRYADLAVADYSARRAQQEAFWTGANGTQGGDPAKLAQALITLDKEAALPRRFLAGADAIATAEQKIATLQQQIETYRALSSSLAIDG, via the coding sequence ATGAGCAAAGTTTGGTTCATCACGGGCGCCGGGCGAGGCATGGGCCTGCATATTGCCAAGGCTGCCCTGGCCGCCGGCCATCAAGTTGTCGCTAGCGGCCGCAATACAGACAAGGTGGCCGGGGCTGTCGGCCAATCCGACAGGCTTCTGGTCGTCAGGCTGGACGTCACCAGCATCGCCGACGCCGAGACGGCGGCAAAGGCCACCATCGAGCGCTTTGGCCGCATCGACGTCCTGGTCAACAACGCGGCCAGCTTCCAGGCCGGCTATTTCGAGGAACTGTCGCCTCGGCAGATGGACCTGCAACTGGCCACGAGCCTGGTCGGCCCGATGAATGTCACCCGCGCTTTTCTGCCGGCGATGCGCAAGCAGGGATCGGGCAGGATCATCTCGATCTCGTCGACGGCGGGCCTCGTGGGTTACGAATTCTGCACCGCCTATTCGGCGTCCAAGTTCGGTCTCGACGGCTGGATGGAAGCGCTGCAGATCGAGGTCTCGCCGTTTGGGATCGAGACCATGATCGTCAATCCAGGCTTCTTCCGCACCGAACTTCTCACCGAGGCATCGACCAGATATGCCGATCTCGCCGTCGCGGATTACAGCGCGCGCCGTGCGCAGCAGGAGGCCTTCTGGACAGGGGCGAACGGCACACAGGGTGGCGACCCCGCAAAACTGGCGCAGGCGCTGATCACGCTGGACAAGGAGGCCGCGCTTCCCCGGCGCTTCCTGGCCGGCGCCGATGCTATCGCCACGGCTGAACAGAAGATTGCGACATTGCAGCAACAGATCGAAACCTATCGCGCGCTTTCAAGCTCACTGGCGATCGACGGATAA
- a CDS encoding LysR family transcriptional regulator — MATDLGDLQAFMAVVRAGGFREAARTGSVSASSLSETVRRLETGLGVRLLNRTTRSVAPTEAGARLLERLGPALGEVEAALDVVNGFRGRPAGTLRLNVPVVAAKLVLPRLLPPFLAAYPDIRMEVTAEDSFVDILASGCDAGIRYDERLEQDMIAVPIGPRRQRFATAAATPYLDRHGRPEHPRDLLDHACLRGRFASGLTPPWEFERDGEVVSVEPTGPLLVSTGTAMALALEVAVAGGGIVSLFEDWLRPYFDDGRLEPVLEPWWQEFSGPFLYYPGRRLTPAPLRAFIDFVGTMRWG, encoded by the coding sequence ATGGCGACGGATCTGGGAGACCTCCAGGCGTTCATGGCGGTGGTGCGCGCCGGCGGTTTTCGCGAAGCGGCCAGGACGGGCAGCGTCAGCGCGTCCAGCCTCTCGGAGACGGTGCGGCGGCTGGAGACCGGGCTCGGCGTGCGGCTCTTGAACCGCACCACGCGCAGTGTCGCGCCGACCGAGGCCGGCGCGCGGCTGCTTGAGCGGCTGGGTCCGGCGCTCGGCGAGGTCGAGGCGGCGCTCGACGTGGTCAACGGCTTTCGTGGCCGCCCGGCCGGCACGCTGCGGCTCAACGTGCCGGTCGTCGCGGCCAAGCTGGTGCTGCCGCGGCTGCTGCCGCCTTTCCTCGCCGCTTATCCCGACATCCGGATGGAAGTGACCGCCGAGGACAGTTTCGTCGACATATTGGCGAGCGGCTGCGACGCCGGCATCCGCTATGACGAGCGGCTGGAGCAGGACATGATCGCCGTGCCGATCGGCCCGCGCCGGCAGCGCTTCGCCACAGCCGCCGCAACGCCCTATCTCGACCGGCATGGCCGGCCCGAGCATCCGCGCGACCTGCTCGATCACGCCTGCCTGCGCGGCCGCTTCGCCAGCGGCCTGACGCCGCCTTGGGAATTCGAACGCGACGGCGAGGTGGTGAGCGTCGAGCCGACCGGCCCGCTTCTGGTCAGCACCGGCACGGCAATGGCCCTTGCGCTCGAGGTGGCGGTCGCCGGCGGCGGCATCGTCTCGCTGTTCGAGGACTGGCTGCGCCCCTATTTCGACGATGGCCGGCTGGAGCCGGTGCTCGAACCCTGGTGGCAGGAATTTTCCGGCCCGTTCCTCTACTACCCCGGCCGCCGCCTGACGCCGGCGCCGCTGCGGGCGTTCATCGATTTTGTCGGCACGATGCGCTGGGGGTGA
- a CDS encoding aldo/keto reductase family oxidoreductase gives MTDISKAGTFKLGDRTVKRLGYGAMQLAGPGVFGPPKDRDAALAVLREAIASGVDHIDTSDFYGPHVTNQIIREALHPYPAGLTIVTKVSARRGADASWLPAMSPKELTEAVHDNLRNLGLDVIEVVNLRSMHGIHGPAEGSLEPQLNTLAELQRQGLIRHIGMSNVTSTQIAQGRSITDIVCVQNQYNIAHREDDALIDELAADGIAYVPFFPLGGFTPLQSGTLANVARKLGATPMQVALAWLLQRSPNILLIPGTSSVGHLRENLAAAELDLPADAIAVLNGIADEKAAA, from the coding sequence ATGACCGACATCAGCAAGGCCGGAACCTTCAAACTCGGCGACCGCACAGTAAAACGCCTCGGCTACGGCGCCATGCAACTGGCGGGACCCGGCGTCTTCGGCCCGCCGAAGGACCGCGACGCCGCCCTTGCCGTGCTGCGCGAGGCGATCGCCAGCGGCGTCGACCACATCGACACATCGGACTTCTATGGCCCGCACGTCACCAACCAGATCATCCGCGAGGCGTTGCACCCCTACCCTGCCGGCCTCACCATCGTCACCAAGGTCAGCGCCCGGCGCGGCGCCGATGCATCCTGGCTTCCCGCAATGTCGCCCAAGGAACTGACTGAGGCCGTGCACGACAATCTGCGCAATCTCGGGCTTGATGTGATCGAGGTGGTCAACCTGCGCTCCATGCATGGCATCCACGGCCCCGCCGAAGGATCACTCGAGCCGCAGTTGAACACGCTCGCCGAATTGCAGCGCCAGGGCCTCATTCGCCATATCGGCATGAGCAACGTCACATCGACCCAGATCGCCCAGGGACGCAGTATCACCGATATCGTCTGCGTGCAGAACCAGTACAACATCGCGCATCGCGAGGATGACGCGCTGATCGACGAGCTGGCCGCCGACGGCATCGCCTATGTGCCCTTCTTCCCGCTCGGCGGCTTCACGCCGCTGCAATCGGGCACGCTGGCCAATGTCGCCCGCAAACTTGGCGCGACCCCCATGCAGGTGGCGCTCGCCTGGCTGCTGCAGCGCTCGCCCAACATCCTGCTCATTCCCGGCACTTCGTCGGTCGGCCATCTCCGCGAAAACCTGGCGGCGGCTGAACTCGACCTGCCGGCCGACGCGATCGCCGTGCTGAACGGCATAGCGGACGAGAAGGCGGCCGCCTGA
- a CDS encoding ArsR/SmtB family transcription factor: MTAQISLDDTFAALADPTRRAILARLLDGEASVAELAQPFALTVRAVSKHVGVLEQAGLVTRSRAAQKHLSRIELKPLRDIDRWLDDYRKLWEDRFDRMEDLLRRGADRSE; encoded by the coding sequence ATGACCGCTCAAATCTCACTCGACGACACGTTCGCCGCCCTCGCCGACCCCACGCGCCGGGCGATCCTTGCCCGGCTGCTCGACGGCGAAGCGTCGGTTGCCGAGCTGGCGCAGCCTTTCGCGCTCACCGTGCGCGCCGTCTCCAAACATGTCGGCGTGCTGGAACAGGCCGGCCTGGTTACCCGCAGCCGGGCGGCGCAAAAACATCTCAGCCGCATCGAGCTCAAACCGCTGCGCGACATCGACCGCTGGCTCGACGACTACCGCAAGCTGTGGGAAGACCGTTTCGATCGCATGGAAGACCTCCTGCGGCGCGGCGCGGACAGATCGGAATGA
- a CDS encoding SRPBCC family protein translates to MSAPATADRSFAIERIFNAPVERVFRLWTDPLLVAQWWGIRDCTIPHCALDLRVGGRWRIDMLTASGALYRNQGSYLDIVENVRLSYSDEPDPEIQEWAGKPPGRSRHTVSFTASGARTHVHFEVTLASVADRERLLALGMRGGWMQSFDRLEQLINRGADHAG, encoded by the coding sequence ATGAGCGCGCCCGCAACCGCCGACCGCAGCTTTGCCATCGAGCGGATTTTCAACGCCCCTGTCGAGCGCGTCTTCCGGCTGTGGACCGATCCGCTTCTGGTGGCCCAGTGGTGGGGCATCAGGGATTGCACCATTCCCCATTGCGCGCTCGATTTGCGCGTCGGCGGCCGCTGGCGCATCGACATGCTGACCGCCAGCGGCGCGCTCTACCGCAACCAGGGCAGCTATCTCGACATCGTCGAGAACGTCAGGCTGAGCTACAGCGACGAACCGGATCCCGAGATCCAGGAATGGGCCGGCAAGCCGCCGGGCCGGAGCCGTCACACGGTCAGCTTCACGGCCAGCGGCGCGCGCACCCATGTCCATTTCGAAGTCACCCTGGCCAGCGTCGCCGACCGCGAACGCCTGCTGGCGCTCGGCATGCGCGGCGGCTGGATGCAGAGCTTCGACCGGCTGGAACAGTTGATCAACCGGGGAGCCGACCATGCTGGCTGA
- a CDS encoding alpha/beta fold hydrolase has protein sequence MLAESAKPTTQAALSRDGTPIACERRGKGHPLILVDGALCSRAMGPSGPLAKALEDDFTVFRYDRRGRGDSGDTAPYAVEREVDDIEAVLQAAGGEAHVWGMSSGAMLALMAAARLPGISRLALYEAPLIVDDSRPATQGDWATIRQAIADDRRGDAVRAFLKSVGMPGLLIAVMRLTPIWRKLKAVAHTLPYDGAIVAGDQLGKPLDPARWSALSVPTLVTDGGKSPPWMRHGNKALAQALPNTRYQTLAGQNHMLKPAAHAPVLTAFFNGRD, from the coding sequence ATGCTGGCTGAAAGCGCCAAGCCGACCACGCAAGCCGCGTTGTCGCGGGATGGAACACCGATCGCCTGCGAGCGCCGGGGCAAGGGTCATCCGCTCATCCTCGTCGACGGCGCGCTCTGCTCGCGCGCCATGGGGCCGAGCGGCCCGCTGGCCAAGGCGCTGGAAGACGATTTCACCGTGTTTCGCTACGACCGCCGTGGCCGTGGCGACAGCGGCGACACTGCGCCCTACGCGGTCGAGCGCGAGGTCGATGACATCGAGGCCGTGCTGCAGGCGGCCGGTGGTGAAGCCCATGTCTGGGGCATGTCTTCAGGCGCCATGCTGGCGCTGATGGCGGCGGCCCGCCTGCCCGGCATCAGCAGGCTCGCGCTCTACGAAGCGCCGCTGATCGTCGACGACAGCCGCCCGGCCACGCAAGGCGACTGGGCAACGATCCGGCAAGCCATCGCCGACGACCGGCGCGGCGATGCTGTGCGCGCCTTCCTCAAATCGGTCGGCATGCCCGGCCTGCTGATCGCGGTCATGAGACTGACGCCGATCTGGCGCAAGCTCAAGGCGGTGGCGCATACGCTGCCTTATGACGGCGCGATCGTCGCCGGCGACCAACTCGGCAAGCCGTTGGACCCCGCCCGCTGGAGCGCGCTCAGCGTGCCGACACTGGTGACCGATGGCGGCAAAAGCCCGCCCTGGATGCGCCATGGCAACAAGGCCTTGGCGCAGGCGCTGCCCAATACCCGCTACCAGACACTGGCAGGCCAGAACCACATGCTGAAACCCGCCGCGCATGCGCCGGTGCTGACGGCGTTTTTCAACGGGCGGGATTAG
- a CDS encoding pseudouridine synthase, whose amino-acid sequence MASRPPPTGRPASAGVSLNRALSKLGLCSRTQAEVLIAEGRVRVGGKVVRDAALRVDLNRDRIVVDGEKLVAERKVYVMLNKPRGLVTTRDDPQQRDTVYACLEGLDLPFVSPVGRLDKASEGLLLMTNDTHFANRLMDPASHLAKTYHVQVGTVPDETMLEALRAGVTVDGETLTASSIALLRSGGRTAWLEIVLDEGRNRHIRRLLAAHGIEVKRLIRIAIGRLPLGDLAKGTARHLTAEELVLLAE is encoded by the coding sequence ATGGCATCACGACCACCCCCCACCGGCAGGCCGGCCAGCGCCGGCGTCAGCCTCAATCGCGCCCTGTCAAAGCTCGGCCTGTGCTCGCGCACGCAGGCCGAGGTGCTGATCGCGGAAGGCCGCGTGCGCGTCGGCGGCAAGGTGGTGCGCGATGCAGCACTTCGCGTCGACCTGAATCGCGACCGCATCGTCGTCGATGGCGAAAAGCTGGTCGCTGAGCGCAAGGTCTATGTCATGCTCAACAAGCCGCGCGGGCTGGTCACCACCCGCGACGACCCGCAACAGCGCGACACGGTCTATGCTTGCCTCGAAGGGCTCGATTTGCCCTTCGTCTCGCCGGTCGGCCGCCTCGACAAGGCGAGCGAAGGCCTGCTGCTGATGACCAACGACACGCATTTCGCCAATCGGCTGATGGACCCGGCCTCGCATCTGGCCAAGACCTATCATGTGCAGGTCGGCACGGTGCCCGATGAAACGATGCTGGAGGCGCTGCGCGCGGGCGTCACCGTCGATGGCGAGACCCTGACCGCCAGTTCGATCGCGCTGTTGCGCAGCGGCGGCCGCACCGCCTGGCTGGAGATCGTGCTCGACGAGGGCCGCAACCGCCACATCCGCCGCCTGCTCGCCGCGCACGGCATCGAGGTCAAGCGCCTCATCCGCATCGCCATCGGCCGGCTGCCCCTGGGCGACCTCGCCAAAGGCACGGCGCGGCATTTGACGGCGGAGGAGCTGGTGTTGCTGGCGGAGTGA
- a CDS encoding cyclase: protein MTTLFVRHTVSDYKAWRKVYDGFAPVQKANGVKAETVYQAADNPNDVTVTHDFASVGEAQAFIKNPKLKEAMGSAGVVGAPSMWITNKA from the coding sequence GACGCTGTTCGTGAGACATACCGTGTCCGACTACAAGGCCTGGCGCAAAGTCTATGACGGGTTCGCGCCGGTTCAAAAAGCCAACGGCGTGAAGGCCGAGACCGTCTATCAGGCGGCGGACAACCCCAATGACGTCACCGTGACGCATGATTTCGCCAGTGTCGGCGAGGCGCAGGCCTTCATCAAAAACCCAAAATTGAAAGAGGCGATGGGGAGCGCCGGCGTGGTCGGTGCGCCAAGCATGTGGATCACCAACAAGGCTTGA